The stretch of DNA AGCTATCGCGCAACCTGAATTGACAGAATTTGAGCAACGTATAATTGGAATAATAGGAGCCGAATATGTTGAAGGAAGTAAATATTGTGCAGATAGTATCCCTGATGAGgaggtaatttttataaacttttaaaatcatGTTATGTATACAgcaatatgttatatttaataaaagtagtaattgtttttaaatatataatacttatttgTCTATGTATATAGAATTTGCTGGAAGAACTTGAACATGGAAATAATTCAGTTTTGTCGGAAATTCCACAAGTGATAAGCGTTTGTACAAATATTCCACACGAAATTTCTCAAGACTCGCAATATGTAAATGGTAAGAAAcctaatttttgtttttaaaatatgttaatatgttctatgaaatttgtacaaatttttttcggttttttttataatagcaataaataaattctaataaaattaacaataattatataatgagtAATTGTATAATGATACGTAATATATGtgcagtaaaataataataactaaagagagagagtatataaagtaataactaagtgaataaaaacatattgtcatattttttaaatattttattattattaaatttcaaaattattaaattatttgatttctaATTGCTTAAGTtgttttttaaactatataatacataattactgTTGATGCAGATTATTTTCGAactaacatattaaaatatgaaatatttggaaattgtTCTTTCTTTTGCAGCTAATTCCttgaataataatgacaaGGACTTAATTCTCGATGATGATTATTCatttgataacaattttttatcaggacataatgaaattaaaaattctgataCTCACATTCAGAACCAAAACAATCAAAACCTCGCTAATAACGAATCAAGAAAGGCTTCAAAAACTGTTACATCTCTTAAGACAAATAGAAATACCCCGTATCTTCCAACATCAAAAGCAAAACAGTCAAATAGTtcttcacaaaatattaatttgcccATTTCTTCAAATAGAGGTAacattaaaatctatttagattataatttttttcaatttttttattttttgacatttatttataattttaataacagtacataaaatttataaatatgttttacatCTCTTAATTTTATAGCTAATCGAGTTACACCGTCAGCATTGTATTCATCAAAGGAGCACTTCCAATCAATTGCTCAGAAGCAGGCTGTTGCTGAATTTGTaagacaaaattttcaattagcgtaaaatgtgtgattttttttaaaacaaattatgtaaaaatttatgaaatatattgaaatgtttGCAGATGCATGCTGAATCTGTCAAAGTGCAAGCAGAGGCATCTAAAATGAGTGCACTTGCAATGACTGAAATTGCACATGCTATACAAAAGTTGGCAGATACTGCTGCTACAAGCTGTTAATGATAGTGAACGAATACGGGTTTTCGAGAAACTTACAACAATCTTGGAAAATCTGTCGCCTACTTATCTGAACGAATAACTTTTGTGATATATGGAGCTTATATAATGATATCGTTATAAATTATGGAAAGGAGGCATAGGAGGCATAGGAGGCATAGGAGGTGTGATCTCTCTATTacagcaaattatttaatataattaatagtattgCCATTTAAGTTATGTTagttttcatattataaaattttaatatataatatttttttggagACCAGTTCCTAGAGAATTGAAGACTGTGAATACCATTCTGCCAAATGTGATTTGCTCTACCgtacattgtatttttataactataagTTAATCTATAGTATCTATAATAActgtatttattcaataattttttttatttcattttcaatgtaaagttatgcaatatttataacatttgcaatgttaagttttgcaatattaaattttaagttaagTTTTAAGATAAGTTAAgtaccttttttaaaattctataaacatATACGTGAAAATAGCATACTAAAGATGTGATATTATCAAAGATATAATACTATGAATATGATATGAAAGAAATGTATAACAtagtaatgtattttttgtaacagatttgtgtattttaatttttatattcaaaccTGTGTATACATGTATGTTATTGTCGATTATatgctaataatatttttcaattgagtaaaattatttggcaatttgttaattttatttgctttttattacactatagtagattgaaataaataaacaactcataatcataataaaaaaatatttatatttttttcttattttttttataaatcattcaCGATTGAATACAATTTGCTATATTTTAACTagttataaacatttttattatagtatgCTAActcaagttttaaaaaatttcagtcttttattttaaatttacattatacttatattatacatatattatacattatacattgtgcaattttatctagtaaatctTTCTGCTATTAAACGATCTTGAATGCGACGTGCAATAGCAAGAGGTCCACGAATATTATTATCCAAATTTATATCATGagcattattacaattttcatatatatgttCGTTATCATTATACTCATCTAATAGatcatcattaaatatgccGTGATAATTCCGCATATTATGGAGGACTGCGCAAACGTTGATAATTCTTCCAGCAAAGCCAGGCTCATATTGCAAAACTCTGTGGCGAGACAGACATCTCCAGGTAGACTTCAAAACACCAAAGAGACGTTCAATACAATTTCTTGCGCTACATAATGCTTCGTTATATGCAAAACGTGGAGTTCCTTCCGGCTCTCGTGGCAAAGGAGTTAATAGCCACGGTTCTAACGGATAACCTGAATCacctgtataaataaaatattctagatTTATTTCAGCTccgttataaaaattttttaatacattttaaattcaacacaacataaaatttatgcattagaATAAACAGTAGAGTATAAAGTATTATGTCGACAATAAatcgacaaaataaaaactttgtaCAACAaacatctttaataaaaagttaagatTATATACCAATAAGATATGTTTGTCGTTCACCACGATTGTACGCGCGTTCCATAACTCGTCGCGCAGCAGAAGCATTCCATATATATGCATCGTGTCGTGCTCCAGGGTATCTTGCATTAACGttgagtatttttaaattagggTCACATATCTAATAGATTAAGTTATTGAATGTCATTAAttggaatatataaaacacgtTTTGTATGAAtcaatgatttaaatatttaccatTTGCACATTCAATGAATGATATCCATGATGATTAATGTAGGCTTCTTCATGCTCTTGGGAGCAAGGATCGCTATGTGAGTACAGTCAATCGCTCCGATAGCTCCTTTAAACGGTTGACGTGCATTTTGAAATTTCATTCTTGCTAATTACCTGGCTCCTGGAGTCATTGGAAATTGTACCCATtgtctaaatattaattcattgaTCGCATCTGTTACTTTGTGTATACATCTGCTAATCGATGTCTGGCTCATCGAAATGCCCCACTGTTCACCTACTGGACGTTGAAAGCAGCCAGTTGCATAAAATCTTACTGCCGATAATAcctataacatataaaatatatatgaatatcataaactcaaataaagaaaaagataagtataataaatgtaataaaacaaaaatattgtatatacagttacaaattgtaatttgtattaCTTGTTTTTCTACAGCCAAACCAGTGATCCTTGTCCGCTGTAATCGAGGTTCTAATGCATCGACAAGATCAAAAATTAAGTCCGGTGTTAAGCGGTACAACTCCctaaattcattatttgtcAAATCAAATGGATTTTCTGTTGTTCGCAACAATTGTCTCTCTACTCTTCGTTCAAGGTGTTGGACATGATCTTccatcattattaaatttaaagcaaGATAGCCGAGAGCCatcctaaaataaaaaattatcaaattgttTTATCAGAGAAACTATTAACAGTTTAAATCGACtacaatactatttttattttacattgtttatCTAAGATTgagattatgtttttttttattgttttattcacTTTGAAAACTGAATATTGTATATGTCACTTAAATCTTtacttttaaacaaaaatgaaacaccctgtatatatatgaaagataaaagttCAAGGCTTAAAGAATGGAAGTATTTACACTTACTTTCAATCCGTATTAGCTGTTTTTATCAATAACTTCTAACATTTTATTGTCacatgtattacatatatatgtatgcattcCACACTAACGTATCACCGACTCACATCAACTATCGTTAATGGCTTAGCGAGACCTCCGGCATCGATCGCAATCACATCGACACGGCTTCGATACTTTTCGGAATTTAACGATTCAAATATCGAGAATTGTCGATACCCACTAGTTACAGAATAACCTTTTGCGATTATCATCGATATCGATAGTTAACGATAACGATTTTTGTCGTTAAAGAGTTACAGAATCCCGGCACAGGACTaggtaaatccgcggacggatgtacgtcatggcagccatcttgagcgaccactttttgaaagtgagagggaatgctcgagcatagcggcaagcggcataccgtacaccgtacgccgtacgcattaatatgcagtgtatagtcttttatgcaacagtgtatgaaaataaacgatcaaaatggtatactgtagagcttgtggcataacagcagcagctcgaaatcatggaataacgtttcatcggttagtattatcaacaataatgagatttttattttggagattataatcatatgtatagtattgtgaaattgtagattcacaataattactaaataattttcactcacaaacaggttttcgaaaaatccggatcaaagaaatgcatggataaatttttgtaaggatgaaggatttaatataaatttagattttagattttaacattgctcttatggaaatactgcacgagtgcaatcccaatgaaaaacgccattaaaatttggtattattgttgcatattataattattttcttttaattgtacattatttcctaattaaacataacaagtcattcaatattggcgcccttgagcggccatcttgagcgaccactttatatagtcacttTCGTCCGCACTTTTACGACCAaatgctccctcctgtttctttttactcaatggtaaaatgcgggcatgtccactctcagtcttctctctgaTACCAGCATGACTTCACAAAGTATTGTACGATGAACATACTAACTATACTTTTAAATCCATGGCGATATTCGCACCTCCATTGTCTCCGTTATACATGTGGCTGGAAGCGCGTGGTCGATAAATTGTTTGCATGATATTTGCAAGATAGTATATTTccaaaacataaataaatatgcgtGCAAGAATCTACAAAAAGATTGAATATTGTATAAAGTGAAAACCATATTTATCAAGGTATGTAACTCATAATTCATCTTGACATACATATAACCTTTTTTTTGTTGCcgcatttgatattttatacaatgtaatattattgtattggCTAAAATTActcaattattgttaattttaaatagaattagtAAGATAAGTTATTAGTGAGAATTGgtgaatttttatgtatatatgtgtacttCAAACAGATGTCTGTGGTATCCTCGAGGGTCAACAGTGTGTCATCTCTACTAAAAGGCCCTGGCGTTAgagaacaaattattaagcAATCTAATAGGGTATACTTTAAACTCccaaaagatattaaaagtatactatataattttgaaacaggTAATGACATTAAAGAATACGAGAAGTTAATACAATTACTTCGAGAAGATGCTATAAAGGTAAGAATAAGTAAAGGGATTTACaaaatttgcttaaaaataattttttataactttaatatgccttatatagtttatatatcAGAGTTAATCAATTACATAATACGATGTAAGATGTTTTGTTCAAagctttttttgtttcttatttttaggaTTGTGATTTAGCAGAATTTTTAGTTGAGACAAGGCAATGTGTATCCATGTTAGATGCTAaacatgaattatttattcaagttCTTCTTAAAATTCGATGGACAAATAGATCGCCAGGAGTTATTTCTACTTATAAACTCTTTTTACAAGATTTAGTATGTATGCAGACTCCTCatataaaaactgtaataaatCATCTAGTTGAATTGTTTAAACcaggtaaatatatttaataataataataataatgttctAACATTATAggtaataaaacatttgttataatttttattgttatagttGAAGATAGTAACGTAGAACATGAAGCTGGAAAACttaaaaatgaagatataGAAAAGTTAAACCACATACATGACATATTGCATAAGATTTTGGAAGTGGTTCCAATgtacgatataaaaaaataaatatcaaattttgacctatcatcatatatatattttatgtatatatatatatatatatatattgtaaatttttaggTCGAACAAAGTTTTGCTGCAAACCCTTGGATTACAATTTCCATATGTTATACATGGCACTTATACACATGAAGTTTATATCTAtgcattattacaaatattgaattatgcaCCTCAACTGAGATCAGACATTTTAtccttaattattaataggtATAAATCTCATAGATAGTTAAAACATGAAATTTTCTTGAttagagaataaattatatttgtgtcTTAGATTGATGGTGTTGGATGTCAACATACCTCGTGAAGAAGCAGGTGATGAGGAAGGTGATGATGACTTAACGGATTGTATTGATGAAACAGTTGATAATCAGACTAATAATGATGTAGATAAAACAAATCTTGTGCATCCATCTGCACATACGCTGGATATGTGTATggaattatttcttaaatatatgcaCGAGTTTTGTTTCGAAAATGGAGTTCTGAAGATAAAATCCACAAGAATATTGTACTTTGATGTTCTCCGAGCATTCGAAACAGTAATATTACCTACACATGCCAGTCagtatatgcaatatattgcaTTCTACATTTGCAGTTTCAAAGCTGTAGTCGCGGAAACTTTTATCGATTGGTTGTGGCGTAAAGTAATTGATCCAAATGTAGCATCAGTTACACGGCAATCAGCTGTGTCTTATATTTCTAGCTTGCTCGCTTCTGCTACATTTATTCCTTCTGGGTAATTATCATAATGTCAATATTACAACAATTTTATAGAGTTTACTTTATCTAAGGCTATTTTCTTTCAGACTAATGAAACTGATGATGGTTAAATTGACAAAATGgatacataattatatctcTATACAAGAGTGTTCAGAGCATATCGATGATATGAAACAACACGTTGTATTTTATTCCGTTTGTCAAGCGTTCTTTCATTTACTTATTGCGAGACATAAGGAATTCCTGAGATTGAAAAATGGTGAGTCCGCACACATTTTCatcacgcacgcacgcatacgCGCgcaccacacacacacacacacacacacacacacacacacacacacacacacacacacacacacacacctaGGCAGACGCACACACATTATATGTTTACAATGACAATGTTGAAAACACGTATTTTGTTTTCAggtatattatttcttcagGAACTTGATATATCGAGGATCATTACTTGTAAATTAAATCCTTTGAAAATATGCGATAGCAAAATAGTTTACAGTTTCGCCGATATTACAAGCACGTATCAGTTAGCTTATTGTTACACTGTAATCGAAAATAACGAGCGTAATCAACTGCCCATTTTTGGGATAAAAACTCGCTTGCCTattttaatttcgaatttttttccatttgaaTCTTATACTTTAAAGTATAGTGGAGAAAGAATACTTCCTTTATTTCATAACAATATAGTAAATGCTGTACGAAGAAATTGTGAATAAAGATATGTCTATAAAGCTTTGTTTGCGTTGCATGCTCCAATATGCTCCTACTCGCTTCAATATGTTTCAATCTATAATACTACATTACGTACACTATAGATTGGAGCGAATAAAAACATGGAGCTTGTGATGCGAACACCTTAGATAATGGGTATAAATGATTGTGATGTAGCTAAACTAATATACATAagcttgatatttttattttctatagatgaaatctatatttataattattataaattatcgttgatgtacaataaaattgtatgtaaaactttttaaatttgctatgtttcacaaaatatacatgaacataatatttaaataaaatatgtttttctatgcatattttatgcgATTTACATACAAGTACATGTAGATTAAGACCCTTAAGCTTAggaatctttaatattttatcttgttgCGTTTTTACCCTAAAAAGTACATAATGTGTTCCACATCAAAAGGAAATGTTAGCATTGGTGCAATGACTCGTGATCGAATTTCGCGGTCGAATGGCGTCCCGGAAGTTAGGCGCAGAACCTTGCGCGTTAGTGCAATTTCCTGTTCAACGTTCCGTCCATTCGTGTCGGTCGCAGTGGTCGCCAGCGCGATTCGGATACGCTCATACAAGTGGATGCGTAAAATGGCGAAGTATAGTTGTTATTTACTCGCGCCGAATTCAGCGAAGTAAAAACGAAGAAGAACGAGTTGAGACGTACGGCacattattttgacaatttgaTTTTACGTGTCAGCAAAACAGCATATGCAAAGAATTGTGAGTATTGGCTGTTATATATTCGTTCGAattgaaagttatttaatGCGTGCACAGAAAGAAATCGCCGCTGTCGTCTCTGCTGCCGTGTGTCTCGTTCACGTGTTCAAAAAAGCAGCATGTTTTTCTGCAATTGAACTGTCATTCATACCGTTCTTCGCAGATTAGATAATATCCAGTACCGGCGCTCAGTCTGTGCAAATAATCTTATAATCTGTGCGACGAGGTTATGAAAGTTCTCGCAGCATAAAGTTCCGCAGATAATTTAATTCGGTTGTAAAAAAACCGTGCGAACCCCTCGTTTCCTGTCATTAGTATTTGTTTCATACATTCAGTCGAGACTTGTTCGATTTTTGTGACAATCGTGTCAAAGAGACATAAGTGCGATCGTGGCTATCTTTGTTCGCTGATTTTTAGGTTATGATCATTGCGGAGTTTAAACTGTCGTTTGCCGTACATCTTTACAAGACCATCGTCTTTATTAGCAGTTAATCCGATGATAAACGATTAAACTCACTGTTTTTCTATTGTGAGTTATTTTCCAGAACGGGATAAGATCTTATGTTAGCTTCCACGAAAATTAAAGCTGTAATTTTTGCGTTAGAATCCACTGCAAAGTATTCTCTACGTGTTTGTGAGGTTAATTGTTTCGTCctaattatttatgatcaGTCTTTAAACTCATTTTAGATGTGTTTttgaattataacaatatattaacgATGGTGCTAGTGTTATCTTCTTTCTcactctttatattttttacataagtAAATTgtcaagaataattattattgttatttatatcttttatcaaaactatttatttaattatgcttGTATctgacaatataaaaaattaatataaattattttatattaatatttactgaatattttttaaattttatatatattaaattattatacatcaatTACTTGGTTCGATATAATAGATTaagtttgataattttatattaattgtatattttatataaaatatacctccttttttttcatggaaaaaaataattgcacgttaatataatacacgcattattaaaaaactcttaattttgtttattag from Linepithema humile isolate Giens D197 chromosome 2, Lhum_UNIL_v1.0, whole genome shotgun sequence encodes:
- the LOC136998243 gene encoding uncharacterized protein isoform X2, which encodes MVDYFYLNKGLAEGKFHALHGKEEAQEKWTELANELNSFQGATKTVEQWQVVWRDLKSRTSLKVKELRKAKRLTGNKAIAQPELTEFEQRIIGIIGAEYVEGSKYCADSIPDEENLLEELEHGNNSVLSEIPQVISVCTNIPHEISQDSQYVNANSLNNNDKDLILDDDYSFDNNFLSGHNEIKNSDTHIQNQNNQNLANNESRKASKTVTSLKTNRNTPYLPTSKAKQSNSSSQNINLPISSNRANRVTPSALYSSKEHFQSIAQKQAVAEFMHAESVKVQAEASKMSALAMTEIAHAIQKLADTAATSC
- the Tif-IA gene encoding RNA polymerase I-specific transcription initiation factor RRN3 gives rise to the protein MSVVSSRVNSVSSLLKGPGVREQIIKQSNRVYFKLPKDIKSILYNFETGNDIKEYEKLIQLLREDAIKDCDLAEFLVETRQCVSMLDAKHELFIQVLLKIRWTNRSPGVISTYKLFLQDLVCMQTPHIKTVINHLVELFKPVEDSNVEHEAGKLKNEDIEKLNHIHDILHKILEVVPMSNKVLLQTLGLQFPYVIHGTYTHEVYIYALLQILNYAPQLRSDILSLIINRLMVLDVNIPREEAGDEEGDDDLTDCIDETVDNQTNNDVDKTNLVHPSAHTLDMCMELFLKYMHEFCFENGVLKIKSTRILYFDVLRAFETVILPTHASQYMQYIAFYICSFKAVVAETFIDWLWRKVIDPNVASVTRQSAVSYISSLLASATFIPSGLMKLMMVKLTKWIHNYISIQECSEHIDDMKQHVVFYSVCQAFFHLLIARHKEFLRLKNGILFLQELDISRIITCKLNPLKICDSKIVYSFADITSTYQLAYCYTVIENNERNQLPIFGIKTRLPILISNFFPFESYTLKYSGERILPLFHNNIVNAVRRNCE
- the LOC136998243 gene encoding uncharacterized protein isoform X1, whose protein sequence is MSQVIYNKKTRTARASQLQLTNMVDYFYLNKGLAEGKFHALHGKEEAQEKWTELANELNSFQGATKTVEQWQVVWRDLKSRTSLKVKELRKAKRLTGNKAIAQPELTEFEQRIIGIIGAEYVEGSKYCADSIPDEENLLEELEHGNNSVLSEIPQVISVCTNIPHEISQDSQYVNANSLNNNDKDLILDDDYSFDNNFLSGHNEIKNSDTHIQNQNNQNLANNESRKASKTVTSLKTNRNTPYLPTSKAKQSNSSSQNINLPISSNRANRVTPSALYSSKEHFQSIAQKQAVAEFMHAESVKVQAEASKMSALAMTEIAHAIQKLADTAATSC